In the genome of Gloeocapsa sp. DLM2.Bin57, one region contains:
- a CDS encoding colanic acid biosynthesis glycosyltransferase WcaL, whose translation MRIAYMTGEYPRATDTFIQREIAALRNQGAQVYTFSIRPTGDEHIVGPEQQQERDNTFYILPIKPIQLLLAHLSLLFTRPGKYLQTLGLAWSTRRYGVIGTIYQLFYFLEAGIVAQQIRQKQIQHLHNHFGDSSCTVAMLAAALGDFSFSFSLHGPYIFFNPYVWRLDAKIERALFVACISNYCRSQGMIFGSTDTWKKMYIVHCGVDPELFTPVTHEGLGLNLLYLGRLASVKGLPILFASIAQLKTIFPELCLNLIGDGPERAKLESLVQELGIEDNVKFLGYKSQAQVREQLQQTDIYVLPSFAEGVSVSLMEAMAGGVPVVTTQIAGVNELVENGVSGYIVPAGDVNSLTEKLTLLIKDAQLRQELGTAGRKKVATDFNLNQEANWLAKIMRTYLDAPEQVAHLPVRENLQTSSL comes from the coding sequence ATGCGTATCGCTTATATGACGGGTGAATACCCTAGAGCAACAGATACCTTTATACAACGAGAAATAGCAGCATTGCGCAATCAAGGCGCTCAAGTTTATACTTTTTCCATTCGTCCCACAGGTGATGAACATATAGTAGGACCTGAACAACAACAAGAAAGAGATAACACCTTTTATATCTTACCAATTAAGCCTATACAGTTACTATTAGCCCATCTGAGCCTATTATTTACTCGTCCTGGGAAATATTTACAAACCCTAGGTTTAGCTTGGAGTACTCGTCGCTATGGAGTTATAGGGACAATCTATCAATTATTTTATTTTCTCGAAGCAGGGATAGTCGCTCAACAAATTCGCCAAAAGCAAATACAGCATCTACACAATCATTTTGGTGATTCGAGTTGTACTGTAGCGATGTTGGCTGCTGCTTTAGGAGATTTTAGCTTTAGTTTTTCTCTACATGGTCCTTATATTTTTTTTAATCCCTATGTTTGGAGACTTGACGCCAAAATTGAGCGCGCTTTATTTGTTGCTTGTATCAGTAACTATTGTCGCAGTCAAGGCATGATTTTTGGCTCTACAGATACCTGGAAGAAAATGTATATCGTTCATTGTGGAGTAGATCCAGAGTTATTTACTCCCGTTACTCATGAGGGGTTAGGGTTAAATCTACTGTATTTAGGCAGATTAGCTTCAGTTAAAGGTTTACCCATACTCTTTGCCAGTATCGCCCAACTGAAAACCATTTTTCCCGAATTATGTCTCAATTTAATCGGAGACGGTCCAGAAAGAGCTAAATTAGAATCTTTAGTGCAAGAATTAGGGATAGAAGATAACGTCAAATTTCTTGGTTATAAATCTCAAGCCCAAGTCAGAGAACAATTACAACAAACCGATATTTATGTACTGCCAAGTTTTGCTGAAGGAGTCTCAGTATCCTTAATGGAAGCAATGGCCGGGGGAGTACCAGTAGTAACTACTCAAATTGCAGGAGTAAATGAATTGGTAGAAAATGGGGTTAGTGGTTATATAGTACCTGCAGGAGATGTAAACAGCTTAACAGAAAAATTGACCCTACTGATTAAAGACGCCCAATTGAGACAGGAATTAGGGACAGCAGGTAGAAAAAAAGTAGCCACAGACTTTAATCTTAATCAAGAAGCTAATTGGTTAGCCAAAATCATGAGAACCTATCTTGATGCTCCAGAACAAGTAGCCCACTTACCTGTCAGAGAAAATCTGCAAACATCTTCACTATAA
- a CDS encoding NAD-dependent epimerase/dehydratase family protein yields the protein MKLLVTGASGFLGSYVVSKALEQGHQVKAVVRPQTNLNNLSWTNHPAREIITLDLTQNQGIVTALDQIDAVIHLAAAKTGDYATQYQGTVVTTENLLAAMSQTGVTRLIAISTFSVYDYLSIPVGTTLDENSPRETNPQTRDIYAQTKLIQEEKYREFAQAGGQVTIIRPGMIYGKDYLWNACLGNPVSEKLWLRIGNNSIMPLIYVENCAEAIILAVESDTAIGETINLVDDDLPTQKVYVQKLQQISSQNPASIVMPLPVMLAIANLAWFIQQKLLQGKAKIPGILIPSRLNARFKPLNYSNQKAKQVLNWQPSYSLEEALAKIYHN from the coding sequence ATGAAATTATTAGTTACAGGTGCGTCAGGTTTTCTCGGTAGTTACGTAGTCTCAAAGGCTCTAGAGCAAGGACACCAAGTTAAAGCCGTAGTGCGACCACAAACAAACTTAAATAACCTATCCTGGACTAATCATCCAGCTAGAGAAATTATTACTCTAGATTTAACTCAAAACCAGGGGATAGTAACAGCATTAGACCAAATAGACGCAGTGATTCATCTTGCTGCTGCTAAAACCGGTGACTATGCTACTCAATATCAAGGAACTGTTGTTACTACAGAAAATTTACTAGCAGCAATGAGCCAAACAGGTGTCACAAGACTAATCGCTATTAGTACTTTTTCCGTTTACGACTATTTGTCAATCCCTGTGGGAACAACCCTAGACGAAAACTCACCTAGAGAAACAAATCCCCAAACCAGAGATATCTACGCTCAAACTAAACTTATCCAAGAAGAAAAATATCGAGAATTCGCTCAAGCAGGAGGTCAAGTCACCATTATTCGTCCTGGAATGATTTATGGTAAAGATTATCTCTGGAATGCTTGTTTAGGTAATCCTGTTTCTGAGAAACTATGGCTACGTATTGGCAATAATAGTATTATGCCTTTGATTTATGTAGAAAACTGCGCCGAAGCAATCATTCTCGCTGTAGAAAGTGATACAGCTATTGGGGAAACCATTAATCTAGTTGATGATGATTTACCTACCCAAAAAGTTTACGTTCAAAAACTGCAACAAATATCATCTCAAAATCCCGCTAGTATCGTTATGCCACTTCCTGTTATGTTGGCGATCGCCAATTTAGCTTGGTTTATTCAGCAAAAATTACTACAAGGCAAAGCTAAAATACCAGGAATTCTCATACCATCTCGTCTTAATGCTCGCTTTAAACCCTTAAACTACAGTAACCAAAAAGCTAAACAAGTTTTAAATTGGCAACCGAGTTACTCTCTAGAAGAAGCTTTAGCCAAAATCTACCATAACTAA
- a CDS encoding phosphorybosylanthranilate isomerase produces the protein MDLNQIFQTANPIIGVVHLLPLPTSPRWGGNLKTVIERAEQEAAALAAGGVDAIIVENFFDAPFTKGKVDPAVVSAMTLVIERLMNLIMLPVGVNVLRNDAQSALAIANCVGAPFIRVNVLTGVMATDQGIIEGCAHELLRYRRELGSNSAILADVLVKHAHPLGTTDLKTAIQETIERGLADGVIISGPATGIPPSLEDLHLAAGVANNTPIFIGSGATWQNVSQLMKVADGVIVASSLKRNGKITEPIDPLRVSQFVEAFPRNED, from the coding sequence GTGGATTTAAATCAAATTTTCCAAACTGCAAACCCCATTATTGGTGTTGTTCATTTGTTACCCCTACCTACCTCTCCTCGTTGGGGAGGTAATTTAAAGACTGTGATTGAAAGAGCAGAACAAGAAGCCGCCGCTTTAGCCGCGGGTGGAGTAGATGCTATTATCGTAGAGAATTTTTTTGATGCTCCTTTTACTAAAGGTAAAGTCGATCCCGCGGTAGTGAGTGCGATGACTTTGGTTATTGAACGCTTAATGAATTTAATTATGTTGCCAGTAGGAGTCAATGTCTTAAGAAATGATGCTCAAAGTGCTTTAGCGATCGCTAATTGTGTGGGTGCGCCTTTTATTAGAGTTAACGTCTTAACGGGTGTGATGGCGACAGATCAAGGCATAATCGAGGGTTGCGCCCATGAGTTATTACGCTATAGAAGAGAATTAGGCAGCAATAGTGCGATTTTAGCCGATGTTTTAGTCAAACACGCTCACCCCCTCGGGACAACTGATTTAAAAACAGCGATCCAAGAAACCATTGAGCGAGGTTTAGCCGATGGAGTAATTATCTCAGGACCTGCGACGGGAATTCCTCCTAGTTTAGAAGATTTACACTTAGCTGCAGGAGTAGCTAACAATACCCCTATCTTCATAGGAAGTGGCGCTACTTGGCAAAATGTGAGCCAATTGATGAAAGTGGCTGATGGTGTGATTGTGGCTAGTTCTTTAAAACGTAATGGCAAAATTACTGAACCAATCGACCCCTTACGAGTGTCTCAATTTGTAGAAGCTTTCCCCAGAAATGAAGACTAA
- the ppk2 gene encoding polyphosphate kinase 2 gives MGKKKKKKLDNEDLYEPSLLLDNGYNISEEELSKLDKKFYEKELRRLHVELVKMQYWIKHVGLRVIIVFEGRDAAGKGGTIKRITEPLNPRGCRVVALGVPSDQEKTQWYFQRYVTHFPSAGELVLFDRSWYNRAGVERVMGYCTEEEYQEFLLSCPELERMLVRSGIVLLKYWFSVSDREQDARFHSRLTDPVRRWKLSPMDLASRERWVEYSQAKDKMFAHTNIPEAPWFTVDADDKRRARLNCIRHILSKIPYEDLTPDAIELPPREAAPSDYVRPPLNEQFFVPSYY, from the coding sequence AGAAGAAAAAACTTGATAATGAAGACCTTTACGAACCATCTCTATTGCTTGATAATGGCTATAATATCAGCGAAGAAGAATTAAGCAAACTAGATAAAAAATTCTACGAAAAAGAATTGCGCAGACTCCACGTAGAATTAGTCAAGATGCAATATTGGATTAAACACGTTGGTTTGCGCGTAATAATCGTTTTTGAAGGACGAGACGCAGCGGGTAAAGGTGGTACAATCAAACGCATCACCGAGCCTCTTAATCCTCGTGGTTGTCGCGTCGTCGCCCTTGGTGTACCTTCAGACCAAGAAAAAACTCAATGGTACTTTCAACGTTATGTAACCCACTTTCCCTCAGCAGGTGAACTAGTTCTCTTTGACAGAAGTTGGTATAACCGCGCAGGAGTTGAACGAGTAATGGGTTATTGTACTGAAGAAGAATATCAAGAATTCCTGCTCTCTTGTCCTGAATTAGAAAGAATGTTAGTGCGATCGGGAATAGTCTTACTTAAATACTGGTTTTCAGTGAGCGATCGCGAACAAGACGCTAGATTTCATTCTCGTTTAACCGATCCCGTGCGTCGTTGGAAACTCAGCCCCATGGACTTAGCTTCTCGTGAACGTTGGGTAGAATATTCTCAAGCTAAAGATAAAATGTTTGCTCATACCAACATTCCTGAAGCCCCCTGGTTTACAGTAGATGCTGACGACAAAAGAAGAGCAAGACTCAACTGTATCAGACATATTCTTAGTAAAATACCCTACGAAGATCTCACCCCTGATGCAATAGAGTTACCACCACGTGAAGCAGCTCCTAGTGATTACGTGCGTCCACCCCTCAATGAACAGTTTTTTGTCCCTAGTTATTACTAG